In Bacteroidales bacterium, a genomic segment contains:
- a CDS encoding TIM barrel protein: MSNNSFTRRSFLKLSALGAGLTAFNPGTLFASSNTAKINDSRIKLSLSAYSFVNHFRNDKLTMTEFIDYCDKLGLDGTEPTSYFFESEEDSYLLDLRNKCFHLGLDISGTAIGNDFITPDEGERKKQVEDVKYWVDKAAILGAPSIRVFGGGHIPEGYTEKDAYDWVIPNMKECVDYASQKGIVLAIENHGGFPTTSEQVIKIIQEIDSPWFGANLDTGNFADNWYKQMAEVAPYAVVVQLKVNVRSTVEGGRSISTDPERVIRMLKNEGYRRYVSLEYEEDAPYEDIPVWVDKLRECIG; this comes from the coding sequence ATGAGTAATAATTCTTTTACACGTCGATCATTCCTAAAGCTGAGTGCGTTAGGCGCAGGCCTTACTGCATTTAATCCGGGAACCCTTTTTGCCTCTTCCAACACAGCAAAAATCAATGATTCAAGGATTAAGCTTAGCTTGTCAGCCTATTCTTTTGTTAATCATTTCAGAAATGACAAGCTGACCATGACAGAGTTCATTGATTACTGCGATAAGCTCGGGCTGGATGGCACAGAGCCAACGTCCTATTTCTTTGAATCCGAAGAGGATTCATATTTACTGGATCTGAGAAACAAGTGTTTCCATCTGGGTCTGGATATCAGTGGAACAGCCATTGGAAATGATTTTATTACACCGGATGAAGGAGAAAGAAAGAAACAGGTGGAAGATGTTAAATACTGGGTAGATAAGGCTGCTATACTGGGAGCTCCTTCCATCAGGGTTTTTGGTGGTGGACACATACCTGAGGGTTATACCGAAAAGGATGCCTATGACTGGGTTATCCCCAATATGAAGGAATGTGTTGACTATGCAAGTCAAAAGGGCATTGTTTTGGCCATTGAAAACCATGGTGGTTTTCCGACCACTTCCGAACAGGTGATAAAGATCATCCAGGAGATAGATTCTCCCTGGTTTGGCGCCAACCTGGATACAGGAAATTTTGCTGATAACTGGTACAAACAAATGGCGGAAGTTGCACCCTATGCCGTGGTTGTTCAGTTGAAAGTAAATGTAAGATCAACGGTTGAGGGAGGCAGATCCATCTCCACTGATCCGGAAAGAGTCATTCGTATGCTCAAGAATGAAGGATACAGAAGATATGTTTCCCTTGAATATGAAGAGGATGCTCCCTACGAGGACATACCGGTTTGGGTCGACAAACTGAGGGAATGTATTGGTTAA